In Pseudomonas sp. MTM4, one genomic interval encodes:
- a CDS encoding tripartite tricarboxylate transporter substrate binding protein: MNKLMKMLVATSAAVLLPLLGTAAQAADWPSKNITLVVPYAAGGSTDILSRRVADLLGTELGVNVIVENRPGAGTTVATAQLARVSKRDADYRVLMASPGHTVGASLYPLAYDPVKDFRFIQNIIDIPNVLVVPAKSKFQTFEEFVQAAKTEQTSFSSPGIGSSIHMSGELFKAKIGASQMTHVPFRGSGEALPALLSGDVDFSFENLPTVYPMIKSGQLRVLAVSTSEPSPFLPDVPTVQSVGVEPGLSDFATSAWFGLIGSASMSDEAYGKLQAGVQNVMQSQAFEDFLPQLGAVAGKESGEAFKSMVERDIKQWADLVEAAGLGE, translated from the coding sequence ATGAACAAGTTGATGAAAATGCTGGTGGCGACAAGCGCTGCCGTGTTGCTTCCGCTGCTCGGTACGGCCGCCCAGGCTGCCGATTGGCCGTCCAAGAACATCACACTGGTCGTTCCGTACGCCGCCGGTGGCTCCACGGATATCCTGTCCCGTCGGGTGGCCGACCTTCTGGGCACGGAACTGGGTGTGAACGTTATCGTCGAGAACCGCCCGGGTGCCGGCACCACTGTTGCCACCGCGCAACTGGCCCGGGTTTCCAAGCGCGATGCCGATTACCGCGTGCTGATGGCGTCCCCGGGGCACACTGTTGGCGCGAGTCTTTATCCCCTGGCCTATGACCCGGTAAAAGACTTCCGCTTTATTCAGAACATTATTGATATCCCTAACGTCCTCGTCGTACCGGCCAAGAGCAAGTTCCAGACCTTCGAAGAGTTCGTGCAAGCCGCGAAGACCGAGCAGACCTCCTTCAGCTCGCCTGGTATCGGCAGCTCCATCCATATGTCGGGTGAACTGTTCAAAGCCAAGATCGGTGCGTCACAGATGACCCACGTTCCGTTCCGTGGAAGTGGCGAGGCGCTCCCGGCACTGCTGTCGGGTGATGTCGACTTTTCGTTCGAGAACCTGCCAACTGTCTATCCGATGATCAAGTCCGGGCAACTGCGGGTACTGGCTGTCAGCACCAGCGAGCCTTCGCCCTTCCTGCCGGACGTGCCGACCGTGCAGTCCGTTGGTGTTGAGCCGGGGCTGTCCGACTTTGCCACCTCCGCCTGGTTCGGTCTTATCGGGAGCGCCTCGATGTCCGACGAGGCCTACGGCAAGCTGCAGGCCGGCGTGCAAAACGTCATGCAAAGCCAGGCGTTCGAGGATTTCCTACCGCAGCTGGGCGCTGTCGCCGGCAAGGAATCCGGGGAAGCGTTCAAGTCCATGGTGGAGCGGGATATCAAGCAGTGGGCTGATCTGGTCGAAGCCGCCGGACTCGGCGAATAA
- a CDS encoding tripartite tricarboxylate transporter TctB family protein encodes MKNTAIRQRVSRLASVDAAAGLVLIVASLTFLFYLVPAYIVEPRRLQSPLLSPLVLPQIMGWMILLLGIGLVLGTIFGPKREREEKYTKLRDLPLHQWLLPLLAFAVYYFGLELLGAAVCGVLATMLLFVAMGVRRIGIYLLGVAMPIGICLAFDYGLNVPLPYGSLWGY; translated from the coding sequence ATGAAAAACACCGCCATTCGCCAGAGAGTCTCCAGGCTTGCCAGCGTCGATGCAGCTGCCGGTCTGGTTCTCATCGTGGCATCCCTTACGTTTCTGTTTTATCTGGTTCCAGCGTACATCGTTGAGCCTCGCAGGCTTCAGTCACCGCTGCTGTCGCCCCTGGTCCTTCCTCAGATCATGGGTTGGATGATTCTGTTACTTGGTATCGGTCTGGTGCTCGGCACGATATTTGGCCCGAAGCGTGAGCGGGAAGAAAAATACACCAAACTTCGCGACTTGCCGCTCCATCAATGGCTGCTGCCGTTGCTGGCCTTCGCCGTTTACTACTTCGGGCTCGAGCTGCTGGGCGCGGCGGTCTGTGGCGTGCTGGCCACGATGTTGCTGTTCGTAGCCATGGGGGTCAGGCGCATTGGCATTTATCTGCTGGGTGTTGCGATGCCGATCGGTATCTGCCTGGCCTTCGACTATGGCCTGAATGTTCCCCTGCCTTACGGCTCGCTCTGGGGATATTGA
- a CDS encoding tripartite tricarboxylate transporter permease, with the protein MDQMLEVLSLFLSVENILMIAVGVVIGVVIGAIPGLTATMAVALALPFTFGMEPVTAILLLVGIYKGGMYGGSITAILIRTPGSPASASTLLDGYPMAQKGEAKKALSMALYASCIADFISNLSLIFLAGYLAKLALNFGPPEYFWLICFSLTIIISVSGDSVMKGLVAAALGVILALVGMDPVYGTERLTFDNYNLMDRINFIPLLIGLFAIPEILEFYLSRAREHIQTAVAGADVTWQELKGSMRSIIRGSFIGVIIGAIPGTGATAASFISYSEARRNSPNRDNFGKGEIEGVAAAEAGNNAVAGATMIPLLSLGIPGDVITAIILGAFMIHGLTPGPILFQENMNLIYALFCGIMLSSVVLFGTGKLAIRYFSRIADVPKRILFPIVLMFCIYGAYAVNNSTFDIAVMLVFGLVGFIFNRTGFASAPFLIGFILGPMLEDNFRRSLLISSNSFDVFVRGPIDWFFIALTVLSLGFALRRYLQSLRTN; encoded by the coding sequence ATGGACCAGATGCTTGAGGTGCTCAGCCTTTTCCTGAGCGTGGAAAACATCCTGATGATCGCGGTCGGCGTGGTGATTGGCGTCGTGATCGGAGCCATACCCGGGTTGACCGCAACCATGGCGGTAGCCCTGGCGCTGCCGTTCACCTTCGGCATGGAGCCCGTCACCGCGATCCTGCTGCTGGTCGGCATTTACAAGGGCGGCATGTATGGCGGATCGATCACTGCCATTCTGATCCGCACTCCGGGCTCGCCAGCGTCTGCCAGCACGCTGCTGGACGGTTACCCGATGGCGCAGAAGGGTGAAGCCAAGAAGGCACTGTCCATGGCGCTGTACGCGTCCTGTATCGCCGACTTCATCTCCAATCTGTCGCTGATCTTCCTGGCGGGTTACCTGGCCAAGCTGGCGCTGAACTTCGGGCCGCCGGAGTATTTCTGGCTGATCTGCTTCTCGCTGACGATCATCATTTCCGTTTCCGGTGATTCGGTGATGAAGGGGCTGGTCGCCGCTGCTTTAGGGGTGATCCTCGCGCTGGTTGGCATGGATCCGGTCTACGGTACCGAGCGCCTGACCTTCGACAATTACAATCTGATGGATCGCATCAACTTCATCCCGCTGTTGATTGGTCTGTTCGCCATTCCCGAGATTCTCGAGTTCTATCTGTCGCGGGCCCGGGAGCACATCCAGACCGCCGTGGCGGGTGCCGACGTGACCTGGCAGGAGCTCAAAGGCAGCATGCGCAGCATCATTCGAGGCAGCTTCATCGGTGTGATCATCGGTGCCATTCCGGGCACTGGCGCGACAGCCGCTTCGTTCATCTCCTATTCGGAGGCACGCCGCAATTCGCCCAACAGGGACAATTTCGGCAAGGGCGAAATCGAGGGTGTAGCCGCAGCCGAGGCGGGCAACAACGCGGTTGCCGGCGCGACCATGATTCCGCTGCTGTCATTGGGAATCCCCGGCGACGTGATCACCGCGATCATCCTCGGCGCTTTCATGATCCATGGACTGACTCCCGGACCGATTCTTTTCCAAGAGAACATGAATCTGATCTACGCGCTGTTCTGCGGCATCATGCTCAGCTCCGTGGTGTTGTTCGGTACCGGCAAGCTGGCGATCCGGTATTTTTCCCGGATTGCCGACGTTCCCAAGCGGATCCTGTTCCCCATCGTTTTGATGTTCTGCATCTACGGCGCCTACGCCGTGAACAACAGCACCTTCGATATCGCTGTCATGCTGGTGTTCGGCCTGGTCGGCTTCATTTTCAACCGTACCGGATTCGCCTCAGCACCGTTTCTGATCGGTTTCATCCTGGGGCCGATGCTGGAAGACAACTTCCGTCGTTCCCTGCTGATCAGCAGCAACAGTTTCGATGTGTTTGTTCGTGGCCCCATCGACTGGTTCTTCATCGCGCTGACGGTGCTATCTCTGGGCTTTGCCTTGCGCCGCTACCTTCAATCACTACGCACCAATTGA
- a CDS encoding electron transfer flavoprotein subunit beta/FixA family protein encodes MKILVTVKRVVDYNVKVRVKADNSGVDLANVKMSMNPFCEIAVEEAVRLKEKGVASEIVVVSIGPTAAQEQLRTALALGADRAVLVESTEELNSLAVAKLLKAVVDKEQPQLIILGKQAIDSDNNQTGQMLGALTGFAQGTFASKVEVEGDKVKVEREIDGGAQTVALNLPAIVTTDLRLNEPRYASLPNIMKAKKKPLEVLTPDALGVSTTSTVKTLKVEAPAARSAGIKVKSVAELVEKLKNEAKVI; translated from the coding sequence ATGAAAATACTGGTAACAGTCAAACGAGTGGTCGATTACAACGTCAAGGTCCGCGTCAAGGCGGACAACTCCGGCGTCGACCTCGCCAACGTCAAGATGTCGATGAACCCCTTCTGCGAGATCGCCGTGGAAGAAGCCGTGCGCCTGAAAGAGAAGGGCGTGGCCAGTGAAATCGTCGTGGTTTCCATCGGTCCGACCGCTGCCCAGGAGCAGCTGCGTACAGCGCTGGCGCTGGGTGCGGATCGCGCCGTACTGGTCGAGTCGACCGAAGAGCTCAATTCGTTGGCGGTCGCCAAATTGTTGAAAGCAGTAGTCGACAAGGAGCAGCCGCAGCTGATCATCCTAGGCAAGCAGGCCATCGACAGCGACAACAACCAGACCGGCCAGATGCTGGGTGCACTGACCGGATTCGCTCAGGGCACCTTCGCGTCGAAAGTCGAAGTGGAAGGCGACAAGGTCAAGGTCGAGCGTGAAATCGATGGCGGCGCGCAAACCGTTGCGCTGAACCTCCCGGCGATCGTCACCACCGACCTGCGTCTGAACGAGCCGCGCTATGCGTCGCTGCCGAACATCATGAAGGCCAAGAAAAAGCCGCTGGAAGTGCTGACACCCGACGCACTGGGCGTATCGACCACCTCCACTGTGAAGACCCTGAAAGTCGAAGCGCCTGCTGCCCGTAGCGCAGGTATCAAGGTCAAGTCCGTGGCTGAATTGGTCGAGAAACTGAAGAACGAGGCGAAGGTAATCTAA
- a CDS encoding electron transfer flavoprotein subunit alpha/FixB family protein, with protein sequence MTILVIGEHNNAVLAAATLNTVAAAKAIGGDIHVLVAGSGCGAIGEAAAKIEGVSKVLVADDSAYAHQLPENVAPLIAGLAKDYSHVLAAATTNGKNFLPRVAAQLDVDQISEIIAVESADTFKRPIYAGNAIATVQSSAAIKVITVRVTGFDPVNAVGGSASVEQVSGTGDAGVSAFVGEELAKSDRPELTAAKIVVSGGRGMQNGDNFKHLYSLADKLGAAVGASRAAVDAGFVPNDMQVGQTGKIVAPQLYIAVGISGAIQHLAGMKDSKVIVAINKDEEAPIFQVADYGLVGDLFEILPELEKLV encoded by the coding sequence ATGACTATCCTGGTTATCGGTGAACACAACAATGCGGTCCTGGCGGCTGCGACCCTCAACACCGTGGCCGCTGCAAAAGCGATCGGTGGTGACATTCATGTACTGGTAGCCGGTAGCGGTTGCGGTGCCATCGGTGAGGCGGCTGCCAAGATCGAAGGTGTCTCCAAGGTGCTGGTCGCCGATGACTCAGCGTACGCCCATCAGCTGCCGGAAAACGTCGCGCCATTGATCGCGGGTCTGGCCAAGGATTACAGCCACGTGCTGGCGGCCGCGACCACCAACGGCAAGAACTTCCTGCCGCGCGTCGCCGCCCAGCTGGACGTGGATCAGATCTCCGAGATCATCGCTGTCGAAAGCGCCGATACGTTCAAGCGCCCGATTTATGCCGGTAACGCCATTGCCACCGTACAGTCCAGCGCAGCGATCAAGGTCATTACCGTGCGGGTTACCGGTTTCGATCCGGTCAATGCTGTAGGCGGTTCGGCGTCGGTGGAGCAGGTTTCAGGTACGGGTGATGCTGGTGTTTCCGCATTCGTTGGTGAGGAACTCGCCAAGTCCGATCGTCCTGAACTGACAGCTGCCAAGATCGTAGTGTCCGGTGGTCGTGGGATGCAGAACGGCGACAACTTCAAGCATCTGTATTCGCTGGCCGACAAGCTGGGGGCTGCGGTTGGTGCGTCCCGTGCGGCAGTTGATGCGGGCTTCGTCCCGAACGACATGCAGGTCGGCCAGACCGGCAAGATCGTTGCGCCGCAGCTGTACATTGCGGTGGGTATCTCCGGTGCGATCCAGCACCTGGCTGGCATGAAGGATTCCAAGGTGATCGTTGCGATCAACAAGGACGAAGAAGCGCCTATCTTCCAGGTTGCCGATTACGGCCTGGTAGGCGATCTGTTCGAGATTCTGCCGGAGCTGGAAAAACTCGTCTGA
- a CDS encoding sigma-54-dependent Fis family transcriptional regulator, whose amino-acid sequence MSSGYSKAHVEHVSRVLRTAQSAPTLPVPSSIVDSWRRSVQHHQLDPGSLQGPRVLEAHQLNEHRERIDDFLRLAGDEIGRLHHRVRDADYCVMLTDTLGCTVDYCIDSTIRGEYRRAGIDLGTCWTESEEGTTAVCAVLIDKQPITVHKQDHFRAAFIGNTCSAAPVFSPSGELFAVLDVSAIRSPDDRRSQHLIRQMVIQSAAEIENAYFMYSTQDLWVLRAHPFPGYVDSQPQFLFAWDSDGVIQALNPAARRLLLQRHGRIPDTVDEAFISDRLPDRADDTVHYLSALNLHVRLKAPRRRPSARATGKVVEALDPTVARTLELAVRVKDRGLPVLIHGETGAGKEHFALQLHAASKRKDKPFVAINCAAIPENLIESELFGYSAGAFTGASSKGMRGLLQQADGGTLFLDEIGDMPLTLQTRLLRALSEGQVSPLGASRPQPIDIQVVCASHRDLVTLVEQGTFREDLYFRLNGARFDIPPLRERTDKLALINKLLDEEFTRSAERFQLSDAALEMLLNYSWPGNMRQLHHALRYACAVCASQVIGVEDLPVTLAISAPVNGEETSAGDPERQALIDTLVRNRWKPVLAAQELGISRATLYRRVNQHGIKMPGKGSYN is encoded by the coding sequence ATGTCCTCTGGTTACTCAAAGGCTCATGTGGAACACGTGAGCAGAGTGCTACGCACCGCCCAAAGCGCGCCGACGCTTCCCGTTCCGAGCAGCATCGTCGACTCCTGGCGCCGTTCGGTGCAGCACCATCAACTCGATCCAGGCTCGCTGCAGGGCCCACGAGTGCTCGAAGCACACCAACTCAATGAGCATCGAGAGCGTATCGACGATTTCCTGAGGCTGGCGGGCGATGAGATTGGTCGACTCCACCATCGAGTGCGCGATGCCGATTATTGCGTGATGCTCACCGATACCTTGGGATGCACCGTCGATTACTGCATCGATTCAACGATCCGCGGCGAGTATCGACGTGCCGGCATCGACCTCGGCACGTGCTGGACGGAAAGCGAAGAAGGCACCACCGCCGTATGTGCGGTTCTGATCGATAAGCAGCCGATCACCGTACACAAGCAGGATCATTTTCGCGCAGCGTTCATCGGCAACACCTGCTCTGCCGCCCCGGTCTTTTCCCCTTCCGGCGAGCTTTTCGCCGTTTTGGACGTATCCGCCATACGTTCGCCGGATGACAGGCGTAGCCAACATCTGATCCGTCAGATGGTCATTCAAAGCGCCGCTGAAATCGAAAATGCGTACTTCATGTACAGCACCCAGGATCTTTGGGTGTTGCGCGCGCATCCGTTTCCCGGGTATGTCGATAGCCAACCGCAGTTCCTGTTCGCATGGGATAGCGATGGTGTGATCCAGGCGCTCAATCCCGCCGCACGGCGGCTGCTGCTACAGCGTCACGGCCGAATTCCGGATACCGTCGATGAAGCCTTTATTTCAGACCGGCTTCCTGATCGCGCTGATGACACGGTTCATTACCTATCTGCGCTGAACCTACATGTGCGACTCAAAGCGCCAAGACGCCGTCCGAGCGCACGTGCAACCGGCAAGGTGGTCGAAGCGCTCGATCCAACGGTTGCCCGAACTCTTGAACTGGCGGTGCGCGTCAAGGACCGGGGGCTGCCGGTATTGATTCATGGTGAGACAGGCGCTGGCAAAGAGCACTTCGCGTTGCAGTTGCATGCAGCCAGCAAACGCAAGGACAAGCCCTTCGTCGCCATCAATTGTGCGGCGATACCCGAAAACTTGATCGAAAGTGAGCTGTTCGGCTATTCGGCCGGCGCCTTCACCGGCGCATCAAGTAAAGGCATGCGGGGTCTACTGCAACAGGCCGATGGCGGCACGTTATTTCTTGATGAAATCGGCGATATGCCGCTCACACTGCAGACCCGCCTGCTGCGGGCGTTGAGCGAAGGCCAAGTGTCGCCATTAGGCGCCTCACGCCCACAGCCCATCGACATTCAGGTCGTGTGTGCCAGCCACCGCGATCTCGTGACGCTGGTCGAGCAAGGTACCTTCCGTGAAGACCTGTACTTCCGCTTGAACGGCGCGCGCTTCGATATCCCGCCATTGCGCGAGCGCACCGATAAATTGGCCTTGATCAATAAGCTCTTGGACGAAGAATTCACGCGATCCGCAGAGCGCTTCCAACTGAGTGACGCGGCCTTGGAGATGCTGTTGAACTACAGTTGGCCCGGCAATATGCGCCAGCTGCATCATGCGCTGCGATATGCCTGTGCGGTGTGCGCCAGCCAGGTGATCGGTGTCGAAGACTTGCCGGTAACGCTCGCTATCAGCGCCCCGGTGAACGGGGAGGAAACGTCAGCAGGAGACCCGGAACGTCAAGCGCTGATCGACACGCTCGTACGCAATCGCTGGAAGCCGGTACTTGCTGCACAGGAGCTGGGAATTTCCCGTGCGACCCTTTACCGCCGCGTGAATCAGCACGGCATCAAGATGCCCGGCAAAGGTTCGTATAACTAG
- a CDS encoding SDR family NAD(P)-dependent oxidoreductase — MSESTAVEFSLVGKVALVTGAGRGIGQGIALSLAKAGADLVLADYDLGIAEEAAALVRAIGRRAITLQVDVSQPDSVGAMIEQVREHYGRLDVAVNNAGVVSLGKVDELPVSEWDRIMNINARGVFLCCQAELRLMREHRFGRIINLASIAGKVGFPDLSHYSASKFAVIGFSNAFAKEVAREGITVNALCPGVVGTGMWRGDEGLSSRWAEPGETEEQSWERHQAALLPQGEAQTVEDMGQLAVYLACAPHVTGQAIAVDGGFSL, encoded by the coding sequence ATGAGCGAATCTACTGCTGTCGAGTTTTCCCTGGTCGGCAAGGTTGCCCTGGTAACAGGCGCTGGCCGCGGTATTGGCCAAGGCATCGCCTTGAGCCTGGCAAAAGCCGGCGCTGATCTGGTACTCGCCGACTATGACCTCGGCATCGCTGAAGAAGCTGCCGCCCTTGTGCGTGCAATTGGTCGCCGCGCCATCACCTTGCAAGTGGACGTAAGCCAACCCGACAGCGTTGGTGCAATGATCGAGCAGGTGCGCGAGCACTACGGTCGCCTGGATGTAGCCGTCAACAACGCGGGCGTAGTGAGTTTGGGTAAGGTCGACGAGCTGCCAGTCAGCGAGTGGGACCGCATCATGAACATCAACGCACGCGGCGTATTCCTCTGTTGCCAGGCTGAACTGCGGCTGATGCGTGAGCACAGGTTCGGTCGCATCATCAATCTGGCATCGATCGCCGGCAAGGTCGGTTTTCCAGACCTGTCTCACTACAGCGCATCCAAATTCGCTGTCATCGGTTTTTCCAACGCATTCGCCAAAGAAGTCGCCCGTGAAGGCATCACGGTCAACGCGCTGTGCCCCGGTGTCGTTGGTACTGGCATGTGGCGCGGTGACGAGGGCCTGTCCAGCCGTTGGGCTGAGCCGGGCGAAACCGAGGAGCAATCCTGGGAGCGGCATCAGGCGGCCCTGCTACCGCAAGGCGAAGCGCAAACCGTCGAGGACATGGGCCAATTGGCGGTCTACCTCGCCTGCGCGCCTCATGTCACAGGCCAGGCAATCGCGGTGGATGGTGGCTTCTCGCTGTAA
- a CDS encoding NAD(P)/FAD-dependent oxidoreductase — MTTTVLAKRSVGTNVTNFDAIIIGAGFGGIYMLKKLRDELGLKVRAFDKAAGVGGTWFWNRYPGALSDSETFVYCFSWDRELCQEWDITTRYVDQPQILSYLNHAVDRHDLRKDIQLETAITSAVFDEQTNRWSVTTDDGHRYSAKYLVTALGLLSATNVPKIKGMEQFKGKMYHTANWPADAVLEGKRVGVIGTGSTGCQVITAIAPTVDHLTVFQRSAQYTVPVGNGPVSREYVDDIKRNYDAIWQQVRSSRLAFGFEESDIPTMSVSPEERKQIFQRAWDGGGGFRFMFQTFNDIAIDEQANRAAQDFIREKIGEIVKDPETARKLMPRDLYAKRPLCDSGYYATFNRPNVSLVDVKANPIEEITEAGIRTADGVERELDVLVFATGFDAVDGNYKRIDIRGRNDVSIKDHWNEGPSSYLSVATANFPNMFMILGPNGPFTNLPPTIETEVEWVSDMIGFMEEKELACMEPDTESERQWGVTCREIADQTLFAKADSWIFGANIPGKTNSVYFYMGGLGPFRDILASVQNEGYRGFKFTSLSPSGSYAQKAQH; from the coding sequence ATGACAACTACAGTTCTGGCAAAACGCTCCGTTGGCACCAACGTGACCAACTTTGACGCAATTATCATTGGTGCTGGTTTTGGTGGCATCTATATGCTGAAAAAACTGCGCGACGAGCTTGGTTTGAAGGTGCGCGCCTTCGACAAGGCAGCTGGCGTTGGGGGCACCTGGTTCTGGAATCGTTATCCAGGCGCCTTGTCCGATAGCGAAACCTTCGTGTACTGCTTCTCGTGGGATCGCGAGCTTTGCCAGGAGTGGGACATCACCACGCGCTACGTCGACCAGCCGCAGATCCTGTCCTACCTGAACCATGCGGTTGATCGCCACGACCTGCGTAAGGACATCCAACTGGAAACGGCGATCACCTCGGCCGTGTTCGACGAACAAACCAACCGCTGGTCCGTCACCACTGATGATGGTCATCGGTACAGCGCCAAGTACCTGGTCACCGCGCTTGGCCTGCTGTCGGCCACCAATGTGCCGAAGATCAAGGGCATGGAGCAGTTCAAGGGCAAGATGTACCACACCGCCAATTGGCCGGCCGATGCCGTTCTGGAGGGCAAGCGCGTCGGCGTCATAGGCACGGGCTCGACCGGTTGCCAGGTGATTACGGCCATTGCGCCTACCGTTGACCATCTCACCGTGTTCCAGCGCTCCGCGCAGTACACCGTCCCTGTCGGCAATGGTCCGGTTAGCCGCGAGTACGTCGACGACATCAAGCGTAACTATGATGCAATCTGGCAACAGGTACGCTCGTCTCGCCTGGCGTTCGGTTTCGAGGAAAGCGATATCCCAACGATGAGCGTGTCGCCGGAAGAGCGTAAACAAATCTTCCAGCGTGCCTGGGACGGCGGTGGCGGATTCCGCTTCATGTTCCAGACCTTCAACGACATTGCGATCGACGAGCAAGCCAATCGGGCCGCTCAGGATTTCATTCGCGAGAAAATCGGTGAAATCGTCAAGGATCCGGAAACGGCGCGCAAGTTGATGCCACGCGACCTCTATGCGAAACGTCCGCTGTGCGACAGCGGCTACTACGCCACTTTCAATCGGCCGAATGTGTCCCTGGTCGACGTAAAAGCCAACCCGATCGAGGAAATCACCGAAGCGGGCATTCGTACCGCCGATGGCGTGGAGCGCGAGCTGGACGTGCTGGTGTTCGCGACCGGTTTCGACGCGGTGGACGGCAACTACAAACGCATCGATATCCGCGGCCGGAATGACGTCAGCATCAAGGATCACTGGAACGAAGGGCCGTCCAGCTATCTGTCGGTGGCGACCGCCAACTTCCCCAACATGTTCATGATTCTCGGCCCGAACGGCCCGTTCACCAACCTGCCGCCCACCATCGAGACAGAGGTGGAGTGGGTATCCGACATGATCGGCTTCATGGAAGAAAAAGAGCTGGCCTGCATGGAGCCCGATACTGAATCTGAACGCCAGTGGGGCGTGACCTGCCGCGAGATCGCCGATCAGACGCTGTTTGCCAAGGCCGATTCCTGGATATTCGGAGCCAACATACCCGGTAAGACCAACTCTGTTTACTTCTATATGGGCGGTTTGGGCCCGTTCAGAGACATTCTCGCGTCGGTCCAGAACGAAGGCTATCGAGGTTTCAAGTTCACGAGCCTGAGCCCGTCCGGTAGCTACGCCCAAAAAGCCCAGCATTGA
- the gabD gene encoding NADP-dependent succinate-semialdehyde dehydrogenase, protein MNLKKNELFRQHAYIDGEWIGADSAATITVGNPSTGAVIGHVPRMGGAETRRAIEAADRALPAWRALSAKERAITLRRWYELIIENQEDLAHIMTLEQGKPLAEARGEIVFAASYIEWYAEEGKRIYGDVIPGSADKRLLVLKQPVGVCAAITPWNFPSAMITRKAGPALAAGCTMVIKPASQTPFSALALVELAEQAGIPKGVLSVVTGSAAEIAEELTSNPVVRKISFTGSTEIGRTIMEKCAHDIKKISLELGGNAPFIVFEDADLDAAVEGALASKFRNAGQTCVCANRLYVHDKVYEAFVDKLAAAVGRLKIGDGLTEGTTIGPLIDEKAVAKVREHIEDAIGKGAKVLQGGAAHQQGGNFFQPTILVDVPDNARVSKEETFGPLAPVFRFFDDAEVIRKANDTEFGLAAYFYASDLGRVFRIGEALEYGIVGVNTGIISSEAAPFGGIKASGVGREGSKYGIEDYLEIKYLCLAGI, encoded by the coding sequence GTGAACCTGAAAAAAAACGAACTGTTTCGTCAGCATGCCTATATCGACGGCGAGTGGATCGGTGCCGACAGTGCCGCCACCATCACTGTCGGCAACCCATCGACCGGCGCAGTCATCGGCCATGTTCCGCGCATGGGTGGGGCGGAAACCCGTCGCGCCATTGAGGCGGCAGACCGTGCTTTGCCTGCCTGGCGAGCCCTCTCGGCGAAAGAGCGGGCCATTACATTACGCCGCTGGTACGAGCTGATCATCGAAAACCAGGAAGACTTGGCTCACATCATGACCCTCGAACAGGGCAAGCCCCTTGCCGAAGCGCGTGGCGAGATCGTTTTCGCGGCTTCCTATATCGAGTGGTATGCGGAGGAGGGCAAGCGCATCTACGGCGATGTGATCCCGGGCTCTGCCGACAAGCGCTTGCTGGTACTCAAGCAGCCCGTAGGGGTGTGCGCCGCTATCACGCCCTGGAACTTCCCGAGCGCGATGATTACCCGCAAGGCAGGCCCGGCGTTAGCCGCGGGTTGCACCATGGTGATCAAGCCGGCTTCGCAAACGCCCTTTTCGGCGCTGGCCTTGGTGGAGCTTGCCGAGCAAGCCGGCATCCCGAAAGGTGTGCTGTCGGTCGTGACCGGCTCGGCCGCCGAGATTGCCGAAGAGCTGACCAGCAACCCGGTGGTCCGCAAGATCTCTTTCACCGGCTCCACCGAAATTGGCCGCACGATCATGGAGAAGTGCGCCCATGACATCAAAAAGATATCCCTCGAGCTCGGTGGCAATGCGCCGTTCATCGTCTTCGAGGATGCCGACCTGGACGCCGCCGTAGAGGGCGCCCTTGCCTCTAAATTCCGCAACGCCGGCCAGACCTGCGTATGCGCGAATCGCCTGTATGTTCACGACAAGGTCTATGAGGCGTTCGTCGACAAGCTGGCCGCTGCTGTAGGTAGGTTGAAAATCGGGGATGGCTTGACCGAGGGCACCACCATCGGCCCGCTGATCGATGAAAAAGCGGTCGCCAAGGTTCGCGAGCATATCGAGGACGCCATCGGGAAAGGGGCCAAGGTGCTTCAGGGCGGTGCGGCGCATCAACAGGGAGGCAACTTTTTCCAGCCGACGATCCTGGTCGACGTGCCGGATAACGCTCGCGTATCGAAAGAGGAAACCTTCGGCCCCCTGGCTCCGGTGTTCCGCTTCTTCGATGACGCCGAAGTCATCCGCAAGGCCAACGATACCGAGTTCGGGCTAGCCGCCTACTTCTATGCGAGCGATCTGGGGCGCGTGTTCCGGATCGGCGAGGCGCTGGAGTACGGCATCGTCGGCGTGAATACCGGAATCATCAGCTCCGAGGCGGCGCCCTTTGGCGGCATCAAGGCCTCCGGCGTCGGGCGCGAAGGATCCAAGTACGGGATCGAGGATTACCTCGAAATCAAATATCTCTGCCTGGCGGGAATCTAG